Proteins from a genomic interval of Trichoderma breve strain T069 chromosome 2, whole genome shotgun sequence:
- a CDS encoding tRNA synthetases class II (A) domain-containing protein: MAGNWPEAQVRKTFFDFFEQRGHTLVPSGSVVPHNDPTLLFTNAGMNQFKPIFLGTVNKSDPMSNLKRAVDTQKVIRAGGKHNDLDDVGKDSYHHTFFEMLGNWSFGDYFKKDAIEMAWELLTKVYGLDPTRLYVTYFEGNPALNLEPDLEAKDFWLKTGVPEDHIIPGNMKDNFWEMGDQGPCGPCSEVHYDKIGGRNAASLVNMDDPMVVEIWNLVFMQFDRQKDGSLKPLPAKHIDTGMGFERLVSALQDTASNYATDVFTPLFKKIEEVTAARPYTDKYGADDVDGIDTAYRVVADHIRTMSFAITDGAVPNNDGRGYVIRRILRRGVRYARKYLNAEIGSFFSKILPALVEQMGEQFPDLAKKQGDIKEILDEEEEAFSRTLDRGEAQFERYAAKAAKDGVKKLEGDVVWRLYDTFGFPVDLTKLMAEERNLDIDEDEVAVAREKAREASKAVKDSVQTFAKLDVHKIAELDSELKVARTNDDAKYLRGDSKGKVQYIFDGQAFVKSTKDIPANTAIGVLLDKTNFYAESGGQIADTGRIVIDDVVEFKVMDVQDFGGYVLHSGYIEYGVLSADDEVICEYDELRRSPIRNNHTGTHILNHSLREVLGEDVNQKGSLVDNDKLRFDFSHKTQVKLDELKKIEELSNKYIRANSKIFSKEVDLDLALKIEGLRAVFGETYPNPVRVVSIGMDVDTLISDPKNAEWRKYSVEFCGGTHVDQTGLIKDLIIVEESGIAKGIRRIIAYTGEAAHQVQREAQLFEQKLVDLEALPFGPEKEAQVKAVSQDLSQLVISTLTKDEFNQRFQKIANAVVAEQKKKQKAESKTAVDTVAKHFEANKESQWFVGRLPISANAKAVGEVIKHYQSKDKSKSVYLFVGSPEEGAVAHGVYVGTHLSSQGVTAEHWAASVSDVIGGRSGGKEPSRQGQGTQPEKIDDAVETARKWLSEKLKL, from the exons ATGGCGGGCAACTGGCCCGAGGCGCAGGTGCGCAAGACCTTTTTCGACTTTTTCGAGCAGAGGGGGCACACGCTGG TGCCCTCTGGCTCCGTCGTTCCTCACAATGACCCGACCCTGCTCTTCACCAATGCGGGTATGAACCAGTTCAAGCCCATTTTCCTGGGCACCGTCAACAAGTCCGACCCCATGAGCAACCTGAAGCGCGCCGTCGACACCCAAAAGGTCATCCGCGCTGGTGGCAAACACAACGATCTCGACGATGTCGGCAAAGACAGCTACCACCACACATTTTTCGAAATGCTTGGTAACTGGTCATTTGGCGACTACTTCAAGAAGGATGCTATCGAGATGGCGTGGGAGCTCCTGACCAAGGTCTATGGCCTTGATCCTACCCGGCTCTACGTCACATACTTTGAGGGCAACCCGGCTCTCAACCTCGAGCCCGATCTGGAGGCCAAGGACTTCTGGCTCAAGACTGGTGTGCCTGAGGATCACATCATTCCTGGAAACATGAAGGACAACTTCTGGGAGATGGGTGACCAGGGCCCCTGTGGTCCTTGTTCCGAGGTCCACTACGACAAGATCGGAGGACGCAACGCTGCCAGCCTTGTCAACATGGACGACCCCATGGTTGTTGAGATCTGGAACCTCGTCTTCATGCAATTCGACCGACAAAAGGATGGCAGCCTCAAACCCCTGCCTGCCAAGCACATCGACACCGGTATGGGTTTCGAGCGTTTGGTCTCTGCCCTCCAGGATACCGCTTCCAACTACGCCACCGATGTCTTTACTCCTCTgttcaagaagattgaggaaGTCACTGCCGCGAGACCCTATACCGACAAGTACGGCGCGGACGACGTTGACGGTATTGATACCGCTTACCGAGTTGTCGCAGACCACATCCGAACCATGTCGTTCGCCATCACAGACGGCGCCGTGCCCAACAACGACGGCCGCGGCTACGTCATTCGACGAATCCTCCGACGTGGTGTCCGATATGCCCGCAAGTACCTGAATGCCGAGATTGGCTcattcttctccaagattCTGCCTGCCCTGGTTGAACAGATGGGCGAGCAGTTCCCTGACCTCGCCAAGAAGCAGGGAGACATCAAGGAGAtcctcgacgaggaagaggaggcctTCTCCCGAACTCTGGACCGCGGTGAGGCCCAGTTTGAGAGATatgctgccaaggctgccaaggacggcgtcaagaagctggagggagATGTCGTCTGGAGACTCTACGACACCTTTGGCTTCCCTGTCGACTTGACCAAGCTGATGGCTGAGGAGCGAAATCTGGACattgatgaggatgaggttGCCGTTGCCCGTGAAAAGGCTAGAGAAGCTAGCAAGGCTGTCAAGGATTCAGTGCAGACATTTGCCAAGCTTGATGTTCACAAGATTGCTGAGCTCGACTCAGAGCTCAAGGTCGCAAGGACAAATGACGATGCCAAGTATCTCAGGGGCGAcagcaagggcaaggttCAGTACATCTTTGATGGCCAGGCTTTCGTCAAGTCGACCAAGGATATCCCCGCCAACACCGCCATTGGCGTTTTGCTCGACAAGACCAACTTCTACGCAGAGTCTGGTGGTCAGATTGCCGACACTGGTCGCATCGTCATTGACGATGTCGTCGAGTTCAAGGTCATGGATGTCCAAGACTTTGGTGGATACGTCCTCCACAGCGGTTACATCGAGTACGGAGTGCTTTCTGCCGACGATGAAGTCATTTGCGAGTACGATGAGCTTCGCCGTTCACCTATTCGTAACAACCACACCGGCACACATATTCTCAACCACTCCCTGAGAGAGGTGCTCGGTGAAGATGTCAACCAGAAGGGTTCCTTGGTGGACAATGACAAGCTGCGTTTTGACTTTTCACACAAGACTCAGGTCAAGCTcgatgagctgaagaagattgaggagcTTTCAAACAAGTACATCCGCGCCAACTCCAAGATCTTCTCCAAGGAAGTGGATCTCGACCTCGCACTCAAGATTGAGGGCCTTCGTGCCGTCTTTGGCGAGACTTACCCTAACCCCGTGCGGGTGGTTTCCATCGGCATGGATGTCGACACACTGATTTCGGACCCCAAGAATGCTGAATGGAGGAAATACAGTGTCGAGTTCTGCGGTGGCACCCACGTCGACCAGACCGGCTTGATCAAGGatctcatcattgtcgaGGAGAGCGGTATCGCAAAGGGTATTCGTCGTATCATCGCATACACTGGCGAGGCTGCCCACCAGGTCCAGCGCGAGGCCCAGCTGTTTGAGCAGAAGCTGGTTGACCTTGAGGCCCTTCCCTTTGGCCCCGAGAAGGAGGCCCAGGTCAAGGCCGTCTCACAGGACCTTAGCCAGCTGGTCATCTCAACACTCACCAAGGATGAGTTCAACCAGCGTTTCCAGAAGATTGCCAACGCTGTTGTTGCcgaacagaagaagaagcaaaaggcagaGTCCAAGACTGCTGTCGACACCGTTGCCAAGCACTTTGAGGCTAACAAGGAGAGCCAATGGTTTGTGGGCCGACTTCCCATCAGCGCCAACGCCAAGGCCGTGGGCGAGGTCATCAAGCACTACCAGTCCAAGGACAAGTCAAAGTCTGTCTACTTGTTTGTCGGCAGCCCCGAGGAGGGCGCTGTTGCCCACGGAGTTTACGTCGGAACT CACTTGTCTTCGCAAGGTGTTACTGCTGAGCACTGGGCCGCCTCCGTGTCCGATGTCATTGGTGGTCGCTCAGGTGGCAAGGAGCCATCCCGCCAGGGCCAGGGAACTCAGCCGGAGAAGATTGACGACGCTGTCGAGACTGCTCGGAAATGGCTGAGCGAGAAACTGAAACTGTAA
- a CDS encoding putative s-adenosyl-L-methionine-dependent methyltransferase domain-containing protein, whose protein sequence is MDSPIVAHLFRQLFRHRPRGCQGLRNGLRSGLASRQRQQPSRSIGTRPSIDRGMKTNESRWQQRTHILPEDRREEFAQYPYISLQELKKRTERPRKVKMLLRDFIDDSLYNPSYGYFSKEAVIFSPGDPFDFNAMRDELEFQAELGQRYTDFEDLLDEKEGESPTRQLWHTPTELFRPYYGEAIARYLVSNYRLTTYPYDDLLIFEMGAGRGTLMLNILDYIRAADPQVYARTKFNIIEISSSLAAMQNRHLLSTAESRGHADKVEIINKSIFEWDRYVPSPCFFLAMEVFDNFSHDGIRYDVTTEEPLQGHVLIDGDGDFYEFYVHELDPLAARFFRVRHAATGGNYPKPYPSNPLLRYLSTKMPFAANLSHAEFIPTRLMQFFDVLEKYFPAHRLLTSDFDALPQAIKGLNAPVVQTRFQRRMVPVTTPLVHQGYFDILFPTDFNITEAIYRAITGKLTRVMSHGDFMRRWAYVEDTETRSGENPLLSHYRNASVMVTV, encoded by the exons ATGGATTCTCCCATTGTGGCCCATCTCTTCCGGCAGCTGTTTCGACATCGTCCTCGCGGATGTCAAGGCCTGCGCAATGGCCTGCGCAGTGGCCTGGCCAGcagacaaaggcagcagccgAGTCGTAGCATCGGCACAAGACCGTCGATTGATCGCGGCATGAAGACCAACGAGAGTCGCTGGCAGCAGAGGACGCATATTCTGCCTGAGGaccgaagagaagagtttGCGCAGTATCCGTACATCTCGCTgcaggagctgaagaagaggacggAGCGGCCGCGGAAAGTAAAGATGCTGCTTCGGGATTTTATAGACG ACAGTCTGTACAATCCCTCGTATGGTTATTTCTCCAAGGAGgccgtcatcttcagccCGGGCGACCCCTTCGACTTCAATGCCATGCGTGACGAGCTAGAATTCCAGGCCGAGCTGGGTCAGCGATACACCGACTTCGAAGACCTGCTCGACGAGAAAGAAGGCGAGAGCCCGACAAGACAACTGTGGCACACGCCCACGGAGCTCTTCAGGCCATACTACGGTGAGGCCATTGCCCGATATCTCGTCTCAAACTACCGCCTCACGACGTATCCCTACGACGACCTGCTCATCTTCGAAATGGGCGCCGGGCGAGGAACCCTCATGCTCAACATCCTCGACTACATCCGCGCCGCCGACCCCCAAGTCTATGCCCGCACCAAGTTTAACATCATCGaaatctcctcctccctcgCCGCCATGCAGAACCGCCACCTCCTTTCGACTGCCGAATCTCGAGGTCACGCGGACAAGGTTGAGATCATCAACAAGTCCATCTTCGAGTGGGACCGCTACGTCCCCTCGCcgtgcttcttcctcgccatGGAGGTCTTTGACAACTTCTCCCACGACGGCATCCGGTACGACGTCACCACCGAGGAGCCGCTGCAGGGCCACGTGCTCATCGACGGAGACGGCGACTTTTACGAGTTTTACGTCCATGAGCTGGATCCCCTGGCCGCGAGATTCTTCCGCGTCCGCCACGCTGCCACCGGCGGAAACTACCCCAAGCCGTACCCTTCCAACCCTCTTCTCCGCTATCTATCTACCAAGATGCCCTTTGCCGCCAACCTCTCCCACGCCGAGTTCATCCCCACCAGGCTCATGCAGTTCTTTGACGTCTTGGAAAAGTACTTCCCCGCGCACCGTCTCCTCACGTCCGATTTCGACGCTCTCCCCCAGGCTATCAAGGGCCTCAACGCTCCCGTCGTTCAGACCCGTTTCCAGCGAAGAATGGTCCCCGTCACAACCCCTCTC GTTCACCAGGGCTACTTTGACATTCTCTTCCCCACAGACTTCAACATCACCGAGGCTATTTACCGGGCCATCACCGGCAAGTTGACCCGCGTCATGTCTCACGGAGATTTCATGCGTCGGTGGGCCTATGTCGAAGACACGGAGACGCGGAGCGGAGAGAATCCTCTCCTTTCGCATTATAGAAACGCTAGTGTCATGGTTACTGTATAA
- a CDS encoding pyridoxal-phosphate dependent enzyme domain-containing protein encodes MSLSDHPKAYGTAAIAVAFTAGIIATLGFKELYPELESRYQHKSTSRVNDRRRSSFFWGAPVKLEDHEPKSSTSRSAGIATNGIEGCIGNTPLIEIQSLSEATGRIILAKAEFLNGAGNSPKDRVALNMILEAEKQGLLTPHQGDTIYEGTVGSTGISLATLARAKGYKAHICMPDDQAFEKSDLLIHLGATVERVPVAPITSPDHFVNLARRRAIEHTRFSEDGSKGFFANQFETESNWQAHVVSTGPEIYQQTDGNLDAFVAGAGTGGTISGVARYLKLEAKMKNVKVILADPQGSGLYNKIKHGVMYSPTEKEGTRRRQQVDSMVEGIGINRITNNFEVGRDLLDDAVKVTDEQACRMARWLVENDGIFVGSSSSVNCAAAVMAAMKLPPGSRVVTLLCDSGTRHLSKFWKNIKEMGLEEGEPTDLFAELGISKS; translated from the coding sequence ATGTCATTGAGCGATCATCCCAAGGCCTATGGCACGGCAGCCATTGCCGTTGCCTTTACAGCCGGCATTATCGCTACCCTGGGATTCAAAGAGCTGTATCCCGAGCTCGAATCCCGCTACCAGCACAAGAGCACCAGCCGTGTGAATGATCGCAGGAGATCAAGTTTCTTCTGGGGAGCGCCGGTGAAGCTTGAGGATCATGAGCCGAAATCTTCGACATCTCGGTCCGCTGGAATAGCAACAAATGGCATTGAAGGCTGCATCGGCAACACGCCCCTCATTGAAATCCAGTCTCTCTCCGAAGCCACTGGCCGGATTATCCTGGCCAAAGCCGAGTTCCTCAATGGCGCTGGAAACAGCCCCAAGGACCGAGTGGCTCTCAACATGATCCTggaggccgagaagcagGGCCTCTTAACGCCGCATCAAGGCGATACCATCTATGAAGGAACTGTGGGCAGCACAGGCATCTCACTTGCTACCCTGGCCCGCGCAAAGGGATACAAGGCTCACATTTGCATGCCCGACGACCAGGCATTCGAGAAATCGGATCTTTTGATTCATCTAGGTGCAACCGTTGAGCGAGTCCCGGTGGCTCCAATCACCAGTCCTGATCATTTTGTCAACTTGGCTCGAAGGCGTGCCATTGAGCACACGCGATTTTCCGAGGATGGCAGCAAGGGCTTCTTTGCGAATCAGTTTGAGACGGAATCCAACTGGCAGGCCCATGTCGTCAGCACAGGCCCAGAGATTTACCAGCAGACAGACGGAAACCTTGACGCATTCGTAGCTGGCGCAGGAACTGGCGGAACGATATCCGGAGTGGCAAGATACCTAAAActcgaggccaagatgaagaatgtcAAGGTCATCCTAGCAGACCCTCAGGGGAGCGGACTGTATAACAAGATTAAGCACGGCGTCATGTACTCGCCCACCGAGAAGGAGGGCACCCGGCGCAGACAGCAGGTCGACTCCATGGTGGAAGGAATCGGCATCAACCGAATAACCAACAACTTCGAAGTCGGCAGAGACTTGCTTGACGATGCAGTCAAGGTGACCGATGAGCAGGCGTGCCGTATGGCTAGATGGCTCGTGGAAAATGACGGCATCTTTGTAGGAAGCAGTAGCTCTGTGAACTGCGCCGCTGCTGTCATGGCGGCAATGAAGCTGCCCCCTGGGAGCCGGGTCGTTACCTTGTTGTGCGATTCCGGAACCCGACACTTGAGCAAATTCTGGAAGAATATCAAAGAGATGGGcttggaggagggggaacCCACAGATCTATTTGCCGAACTGGGTATATCAAAGTCATGA
- a CDS encoding transcription factor s-II (TFIIS), central domain-containing protein has translation MPGMDQRELESRVKALTKVVAANEPPENALKLLESLKKDASPTEEMLRATRAGVFVGKLRSNPNKEIARAASELVIKWKKLVEQEKNSKLQKAKMGSPSAPAAASPPNPSANAAPSGAKKAFKGDPEKRKFDTDGVSIKRTESNVRNQCIGLLYNGLAYRSTESESDVIAKAVAVESALFTLLNGEGAEYKKKIRSLFQNLKSKSNRDLGKRVLSGDISPDRFVSMTDDELKSEERKKMEMELEKENMKKAQVPMAEKSISDSLECGKCKKKRVSYTQAQTRSADEPMTTFCECMNCGNRWKFS, from the exons ATGCCGGGCATGGACCAGCGTGAGCTCGAGTCGCGCGTAAAGGCGCTGACCAAGGTCGTGGCCGCCAACGAGCCGCCGGAGAATGCGCTGAAGCTGTTGGAGTCGCTCAAGAAGGATGCGTCACCGACCGAGGAGATGCTACGG GCCACGCGCGCAGGTGTCTTTGTGGGCAAACTGCGGTCAAATCCCAACAAGGAGATTGCTCGAGCCGCCTCCGAACTCGTCATcaagtggaagaagctcgTCGAGCAGGAAAAGAACTCCAAGctgcaaaaggcaaagatggGCTCCCCGTCAGCACCCGCCGCCGCATCTCCGCCCAACCCGTCCGCCAACGCCGCGCCCAGCGGCGCCAAGAAGGCGTTCAAGGGCGACCCCGAGAAGCGCAAGTTCGACACCGACGGCGTCAGCATCAAGCGTACCGAGTCCAACGTCCGCAACCAGTGCATCGGCCTCTTGTACAACGGCCTTGCTTACCGATCCACCGAGTCCGAGAGCGATGTCATCGCCAaggccgttgccgttgaGAGCGCCCTGTTCACCCTGCTCAACGGCGAGGGCGCCgagtacaagaagaagattcgATCGCTCTTCCAAAATCTCAAGAGCAAGTCCAATCGGGACCTGGGCAAGAGAGTCTTGTCAGGAGACATCTCGCCCGATCGTTTTGTTAGCATGACGGACGATGAGCTCAAGAGCGAGgagcggaagaagatggagatggagctggagaaggagaacatGAAGAAGGCCCAGGTTCCGAtggcggagaagagcatcaGCGACAGCCTGGAGTGCGGCAAgtgcaagaagaagagggtcAGCTACACCCAGGCACAGACACGAAGTGCTGATGAACCGATGACGACGTTTTGCGAGTGTATGAATTGCGGCAACCGGTGGAAG TTCTCATAA